A region from the Halomonas piscis genome encodes:
- a CDS encoding primosomal protein N', whose amino-acid sequence MPTPAVSPASILRVALPSPLRRLFDYLPAARAPSCGWQPGLRVRVPFGHREVVGVVIELADTSELSHDKLRAVSEALDDTPLPADWQWLCRFAARYYQHSLGDTLHHALPARLRQGFPMAGRTHTLWRRHPGAPEAPDFGRATRQAELWALLGQHPGGLPTRAITAHGLTHDVLNRLLHKGLVERREVETATAGPAGGSLLATPALPLNQEQSDVLAALHEKLAEFHPCLLEGVTGSGKTEVYLQLIEAVAAKGQQALVLVPEIGLTPQTLARFRQRFNVAVLALHSALTDAERLDVWEAAASGRARIIIGTRSAIFTPLANPGAIIVDEEHDGSYKQQDGLRYHARDLAVARAHYHGIPVVLGSATPSLESLHQALGGHYRHLHLTRRASRHPPARLELIDLRHRRRQGGLLPDAIKAVKATLDAGKQVLVFINRRGFAPTLACHACGWMAECHQCDARMTLHRAPPLLACHHCDSRRGLPDACPDCQSGDLRALGSGTERSEETLQTLFPETVIHRIDRDSTRRKDSFEQALREIQRGEPCLLVGTQMLAKGHHLPHVTLVVVVNADGGLYAADFRAMEHNAQLLEQVAGRAGRAADPGRVLVQTLHPDDPHLTLLAERGYGALARELLQERRLAGLPPCGFMALLRVESPNAQAATALARNAAAALGDWLAQTATRARCLGPVPAPMERRQNRYHLHVMISAERRSRLHAAASFLARWLEASPEARRVRWSLDIDPQTLA is encoded by the coding sequence TTGCCCACCCCCGCCGTTTCGCCTGCATCCATTCTGCGCGTGGCGCTGCCCTCACCCCTGCGCCGGCTTTTTGACTATCTGCCCGCCGCCCGGGCGCCGTCCTGCGGCTGGCAGCCGGGGCTGCGCGTGCGCGTGCCCTTCGGCCACCGGGAGGTGGTGGGCGTGGTCATCGAGCTTGCCGACACCAGCGAGCTCTCGCATGACAAGCTGCGCGCGGTGAGCGAAGCGCTGGACGACACCCCGCTGCCCGCGGACTGGCAGTGGCTGTGCCGCTTTGCCGCGCGCTACTACCAGCACAGCCTGGGCGACACCCTGCACCACGCCCTGCCCGCGCGGCTGCGCCAGGGCTTTCCCATGGCCGGGCGCACCCACACCCTGTGGCGCCGTCACCCAGGCGCCCCCGAGGCGCCGGACTTCGGCCGCGCCACGCGCCAGGCCGAACTCTGGGCGCTGCTGGGTCAGCACCCGGGCGGGCTGCCTACCCGAGCCATTACCGCCCACGGTCTGACCCACGACGTGCTCAACCGGCTGCTGCACAAGGGGCTGGTCGAACGCCGGGAAGTGGAAACGGCCACGGCCGGCCCCGCCGGCGGCTCGCTGCTGGCCACGCCGGCGCTGCCGCTCAACCAGGAGCAGTCCGACGTGCTCGCCGCGCTGCATGAAAAGCTCGCCGAGTTTCACCCCTGCCTGCTCGAAGGCGTGACCGGCAGCGGCAAGACCGAGGTCTACCTGCAGCTCATCGAGGCGGTCGCCGCCAAGGGGCAGCAGGCGCTGGTGCTGGTGCCCGAAATCGGCCTCACGCCGCAGACGCTTGCACGCTTTCGCCAGCGCTTCAACGTGGCGGTGCTGGCGCTGCACTCCGCGCTCACCGACGCCGAACGCCTGGACGTCTGGGAGGCCGCCGCCAGCGGCCGGGCGCGAATCATCATCGGCACCCGCTCGGCGATTTTTACCCCGCTTGCCAACCCCGGGGCCATCATCGTCGACGAAGAGCACGACGGCTCTTACAAGCAGCAGGACGGGCTGCGCTACCACGCCCGGGATCTGGCCGTCGCCCGGGCCCACTACCACGGCATCCCCGTGGTGCTGGGCAGCGCCACGCCGTCGCTCGAGAGCCTGCACCAGGCCCTTGGCGGCCATTATCGCCATCTGCATCTGACCCGGCGCGCCAGCCGCCACCCGCCGGCCAGGCTCGAACTGATCGACCTGCGCCACCGGCGCCGCCAGGGCGGGCTTTTGCCCGACGCGATCAAGGCGGTCAAGGCGACGCTCGACGCCGGCAAGCAGGTGCTGGTGTTCATCAACCGCCGGGGCTTTGCGCCGACGCTTGCCTGCCACGCCTGCGGCTGGATGGCCGAATGCCACCAGTGCGACGCGCGCATGACCCTGCACCGCGCCCCGCCGCTTCTCGCCTGCCACCACTGCGACAGCCGTCGAGGCCTGCCCGACGCCTGCCCGGACTGCCAAAGCGGCGACCTGCGGGCGCTGGGCAGCGGCACCGAGCGCAGCGAAGAAACCCTGCAGACGCTGTTTCCAGAAACGGTGATTCACCGCATCGACCGCGACAGCACAAGGCGCAAGGACAGCTTCGAGCAGGCGCTCCGGGAGATACAGCGCGGCGAACCCTGCCTGCTGGTGGGTACCCAGATGCTGGCCAAGGGCCATCATCTTCCCCACGTCACCCTGGTGGTCGTGGTCAACGCCGACGGCGGACTCTACGCCGCGGACTTTCGCGCCATGGAGCACAACGCCCAGCTGCTCGAGCAGGTTGCCGGCCGGGCCGGGCGCGCCGCCGACCCCGGCCGGGTGCTGGTCCAGACCCTGCACCCGGACGATCCCCACCTGACGCTGCTGGCCGAACGCGGCTACGGCGCGCTTGCCCGGGAGCTTTTGCAAGAGCGGCGCCTGGCCGGGCTTCCGCCCTGCGGCTTCATGGCGCTTTTGCGCGTGGAAAGCCCCAACGCCCAGGCCGCCACTGCCCTTGCCCGGAACGCCGCCGCCGCGCTCGGCGACTGGCTTGCCCAGACGGCTACCCGAGCCCGCTGCCTGGGGCCGGTCCCCGCGCCCATGGAACGGCGCCAGAACCGCTACCACCTGCACGTGATGATAAGCGCCGAGCGGCGCAGCCGCCTGCACGCCGCGGCAAGTTTTCTTGCCCGATGGCTCGAAGCAAGTCCCGAGGCACGCCGGGTACGCTGGTCGCTGGATATTGACCCCCAGACGCTGGCCTGA
- the argS gene encoding arginine--tRNA ligase, translated as MKDTIISLLDSALSALKQQGVLPDDLQPAIKVDQTRDKAHGDYATNLALATAKPAGMNPRELAEAIIGALPENDAVQKIEIAGPGFINFFADAGAAAQVVAQVLDSGDAFGRSLIGQGKKVQVEFVSANPTGPLHVGHGRGAAIGDCLCRLLEATGFDVTREFYYNDAGVQIKNLARSVQARANELTPDDADWPADGYRGEYIADVARDYLAQYTVVADDREVTGAGDPDDLAAIQAFAVAWLRREQDLDLKAFGVEFDVYFLESSLYADGKVEAAVKTLVDNGHTYEQDGATWLRTTDFGDDKDRVMRKQDGSYTYFLPDVAYHLDKWQRGFTTVINEQGADHHSTITRVRAGLQALEAGIPRGFPDYVLHQMVMVTRSGVEVKLSKRAGSYVTVRDLIDEVGRDATRFFLAARRADSQLTFDIDLARSQSNDNPVYYVQYAHARVCSMLRRAEADGRTFNHAQALDNLALLETDQEKAVLNRLARYPEAVEIAAKNREPQQIAQYLLDLAGDFHTCYNAVKVMVDDDATRNARLALGLAARQTLRNGLDLMGVSAPEEM; from the coding sequence ATGAAAGACACCATTATCTCTCTGCTCGACAGCGCGCTTAGCGCGCTCAAGCAACAGGGCGTGCTGCCTGACGACCTTCAGCCGGCGATCAAGGTTGACCAGACCCGAGACAAGGCCCACGGCGACTACGCCACCAACCTGGCGCTGGCCACGGCCAAGCCTGCGGGCATGAACCCCCGGGAGCTGGCCGAAGCCATCATCGGCGCCCTCCCGGAAAACGACGCGGTGCAGAAAATCGAAATTGCCGGCCCCGGCTTTATCAACTTCTTTGCCGATGCCGGCGCCGCCGCCCAAGTCGTCGCCCAGGTGCTGGACTCCGGCGACGCCTTCGGCCGCAGCCTGATCGGCCAGGGCAAAAAGGTGCAGGTTGAATTCGTCTCCGCCAACCCCACCGGCCCCCTGCACGTGGGCCACGGCCGCGGCGCCGCCATTGGCGACTGCCTGTGCCGGCTGTTGGAGGCCACCGGCTTCGACGTGACCCGGGAGTTCTACTACAACGACGCCGGCGTGCAGATCAAAAACCTCGCCCGCTCGGTTCAGGCCCGGGCCAACGAGCTGACCCCGGACGATGCCGACTGGCCGGCGGACGGCTACCGCGGCGAGTACATTGCCGACGTGGCGCGCGACTACCTGGCTCAGTACACCGTGGTGGCCGACGACCGCGAAGTCACCGGCGCTGGCGACCCCGACGACCTGGCAGCCATACAGGCCTTCGCCGTGGCCTGGCTGCGCCGGGAGCAGGATCTCGACCTCAAGGCCTTCGGCGTGGAGTTCGACGTCTACTTTCTGGAATCGTCGCTTTACGCGGACGGCAAGGTCGAGGCCGCGGTCAAGACCCTGGTCGACAACGGCCACACCTACGAGCAGGACGGCGCCACCTGGCTGCGCACCACCGACTTCGGCGACGACAAGGACCGCGTGATGCGCAAACAGGACGGCAGCTACACCTATTTTCTGCCCGACGTCGCCTACCACCTGGACAAGTGGCAGCGCGGCTTTACCACGGTGATCAACGAACAGGGCGCCGACCACCACTCCACCATTACCCGGGTACGCGCCGGGCTTCAGGCGCTCGAAGCCGGCATCCCCAGAGGCTTTCCCGACTACGTGCTCCACCAGATGGTGATGGTCACCCGCTCCGGCGTCGAGGTGAAACTTTCCAAGCGCGCCGGCAGCTACGTCACCGTGCGCGATCTGATCGACGAAGTGGGCCGCGACGCCACGCGCTTTTTCCTCGCCGCGCGCCGGGCTGACTCCCAGCTCACCTTCGACATTGACCTGGCCCGCTCCCAGTCCAACGACAACCCGGTGTACTACGTGCAGTACGCCCACGCCCGGGTATGCAGCATGCTGCGCCGGGCCGAGGCCGACGGCCGCACCTTTAACCACGCCCAGGCGCTGGACAACCTCGCCCTGCTGGAGACCGACCAGGAAAAGGCCGTGCTCAACCGCCTGGCGCGCTACCCCGAAGCCGTGGAAATCGCCGCCAAAAACCGCGAACCCCAGCAGATTGCCCAGTATCTGCTGGATCTCGCCGGCGACTTTCACACCTGCTACAACGCCGTCAAGGTCATGGTCGACGACGACGCCACCCGCAACGCCCGGCTGGCGCTGGGGCTCGCCGCCCGCCAAACGCTGCGCAACGGCCTCGACCTGATGGGCGTCAGCGCACCCGAGGAGATGTAA
- a CDS encoding SPOR domain-containing protein, translating into MATKRKTPPRRGATTQRKAPAKKRRLHLPGWFWALGGVIAGFFFAQHLNGTAPWQEDAPPSGDVASEQREGQGAEGEGQAEEDDGMPTFEFYTLLPESEVIAPGGAVPSRVSPPEPTASDGEGGDDPIAQVIAAKSNSDEASAAEREAPTEPGHYMLQAASFREVADANELRSRLENLSLLAKISEVKASGVTWHRVQVGPYEDTRELTRARDLMSTQGIEPLLIQLQD; encoded by the coding sequence ATGGCCACCAAGCGCAAGACGCCGCCCCGCCGGGGCGCCACCACCCAGCGCAAGGCGCCGGCAAAAAAGCGCCGCCTGCATCTGCCGGGCTGGTTTTGGGCGCTTGGCGGGGTCATCGCCGGCTTTTTCTTCGCCCAGCACCTGAACGGCACGGCCCCCTGGCAAGAAGACGCCCCGCCCTCGGGCGACGTGGCCTCCGAGCAGCGCGAGGGCCAAGGCGCCGAAGGAGAAGGCCAGGCCGAAGAGGACGACGGCATGCCCACCTTCGAGTTCTATACGCTGCTGCCCGAGTCCGAGGTCATCGCCCCGGGCGGTGCGGTACCGTCCCGGGTGAGCCCACCCGAGCCGACAGCGTCGGACGGTGAGGGCGGCGACGACCCCATCGCCCAGGTCATCGCCGCCAAGAGCAACTCCGACGAAGCGTCGGCCGCCGAGCGCGAAGCGCCCACCGAGCCCGGTCATTACATGCTGCAGGCGGCGTCGTTTCGCGAAGTGGCCGACGCCAACGAACTGCGTTCGCGGCTCGAGAACCTGAGCCTTCTGGCCAAGATCAGCGAGGTCAAGGCCAGCGGCGTCACCTGGCACCGGGTGCAGGTCGGCCCCTACGAAGACACCCGGGAGCTGACCCGCGCCCGGGACCTGATGAGCACCCAGGGCATCGAGCCCCTGCTGATCCAGCTCCAGGACTGA
- the hslV gene encoding ATP-dependent protease subunit HslV, with protein MTTIVSVRRGDQVALAGDGQVSLGNTVMKGNASKVRRLYRGKVLAGFAGGTADAFTLFERFEAQLEKYQGHLTKAAVELAKDWRTERALRRLEALLVVADHSTSLVITGNGDVVEPEHGVIAVGSGGNFAEASARALLENTDLSAREITEKSLSIAGDICVFTNHHVTMEEL; from the coding sequence ATGACCACTATCGTATCCGTGCGTCGCGGTGATCAGGTCGCGCTGGCCGGCGACGGCCAGGTATCGCTTGGCAACACCGTGATGAAAGGCAACGCCAGCAAGGTGCGCCGCCTCTATCGCGGCAAGGTGCTGGCAGGCTTTGCCGGCGGCACCGCCGATGCCTTCACGCTGTTCGAGCGCTTCGAGGCCCAGCTGGAAAAATACCAGGGCCATTTGACCAAGGCCGCCGTGGAGCTGGCCAAGGACTGGCGCACGGAACGTGCCCTGCGCCGCCTGGAAGCGCTTTTGGTGGTGGCCGATCACAGCACTTCGCTAGTGATTACCGGCAACGGCGACGTGGTCGAGCCGGAACACGGCGTGATCGCCGTGGGCTCCGGCGGCAACTTCGCCGAGGCCAGCGCCCGGGCGCTTTTGGAAAACACTGACCTTTCCGCCCGCGAGATTACCGAAAAGTCCCTGTCCATCGCCGGTGACATCTGCGTGTTCACCAACCACCACGTCACTATGGAAGAGCTTTAA
- the hslU gene encoding ATP-dependent protease ATPase subunit HslU: MTQMTPREIVHALDQFIIGQKDAKRSVAVALRNRWRRMQLDDELRPEVTPKNILMIGPTGVGKTEIARRLAKLARAPFIKVEATKFTEVGYVGRDVESIIRDLMESAIKMVREQAKEEVGNRAEDAAEDRILDALLPPPRGQEDKPREDSGTRQSFRKKLREGQLDDKEIDIELSTQGQNVDIMTPPGMEEMTSQLQNMFSNMGQQKSETRRVTVKDAFGLLRDEEAGKLVNEDDIKTRAIDAVEEHGIVFLDEIDKVAKGGGQSSGGDVSREGVQRDLLPLIEGSTVSTKHGMVKTDHILFIASGAFHLSRPSDLIPELQGRLPIRVELDALTPEDFKRILTEPSASLTAQYRALLATEGLDVEFTPDGIERIAEISWQVNEGTENIGARRLHTVMERLLEEASFKGGDMDGPLTIDADYVNAQLGELAVDEDLSRYIL; this comes from the coding sequence ATGACTCAGATGACACCCCGCGAGATCGTCCACGCGCTGGATCAGTTCATCATCGGCCAGAAGGACGCCAAGCGCTCCGTGGCCGTGGCCCTGCGCAACCGCTGGCGGCGCATGCAGCTCGACGACGAGCTGCGCCCGGAAGTTACGCCCAAGAACATTCTCATGATCGGCCCCACCGGCGTGGGCAAGACCGAAATCGCCCGGCGTCTGGCCAAGCTCGCCCGGGCGCCGTTCATCAAGGTCGAAGCCACCAAGTTTACCGAAGTGGGCTACGTCGGCCGTGACGTGGAGTCGATCATCCGCGACCTGATGGAATCGGCGATCAAGATGGTCCGCGAGCAGGCCAAGGAAGAGGTCGGCAACCGCGCCGAAGACGCCGCCGAGGACCGCATCCTCGACGCTCTGCTGCCGCCGCCCCGGGGGCAGGAAGACAAGCCCCGGGAAGACAGCGGCACGCGCCAGTCGTTTCGCAAGAAGCTTCGCGAGGGCCAGCTCGACGACAAGGAAATCGACATCGAGCTTTCCACCCAGGGTCAGAACGTCGACATCATGACCCCGCCGGGCATGGAAGAAATGACCAGCCAGCTGCAGAACATGTTTTCCAACATGGGCCAGCAGAAAAGCGAAACCCGGCGCGTCACGGTCAAGGACGCCTTCGGCCTTCTGCGCGACGAGGAAGCCGGCAAGCTGGTCAATGAAGACGACATCAAGACCCGGGCCATCGACGCCGTCGAAGAGCACGGCATCGTGTTTCTCGACGAGATCGACAAGGTGGCCAAGGGCGGCGGCCAGTCCAGCGGCGGCGACGTCTCCCGGGAGGGCGTGCAGCGCGACCTGCTGCCGCTGATCGAGGGCTCCACGGTCTCCACCAAGCACGGCATGGTCAAGACCGACCATATCCTGTTCATCGCCTCCGGGGCCTTCCACCTCTCGCGGCCGTCGGACCTGATCCCCGAGCTGCAGGGGCGTCTGCCCATTCGTGTGGAGCTCGACGCCCTCACGCCGGAGGACTTCAAGCGCATTCTCACCGAGCCTTCGGCCTCGCTCACTGCCCAGTACAGGGCACTGCTGGCCACCGAAGGGCTGGACGTGGAGTTCACCCCGGACGGCATCGAGCGCATCGCCGAGATTTCCTGGCAGGTCAACGAAGGCACCGAGAACATCGGCGCCCGCCGGCTGCACACGGTGATGGAACGCCTGCTGGAAGAGGCCTCGTTCAAGGGCGGCGACATGGACGGCCCGCTAACCATCGACGCCGACTACGTCAACGCCCAGCTGGGCGAGCTGGCGGTGGACGAAGACCTCTCGCGGTATATTCTCTAG
- a CDS encoding DUF971 domain-containing protein has translation MNPPVPVNVHYHKKARQLELAYRGGETYRVAVELLRVCSPSAEVRGHSNEEAVLQVGKKDVGLQDISPVGNYALKLHFDDGHESGLYTWEYLYDLASRQDAWWEDYLTRMHEAGASRTPLGIEIKQV, from the coding sequence ATGAATCCCCCCGTTCCCGTCAACGTTCACTATCACAAGAAAGCTCGCCAGCTGGAGCTTGCCTACCGCGGCGGCGAGACCTACCGCGTGGCGGTAGAGCTGCTGCGCGTCTGCTCCCCCTCTGCCGAGGTGCGCGGCCACAGCAACGAAGAGGCCGTGCTGCAGGTCGGCAAGAAGGACGTCGGTCTCCAGGACATCAGCCCGGTGGGCAACTATGCCCTGAAGCTGCACTTCGACGACGGCCACGAAAGCGGGCTTTACACCTGGGAATACCTTTACGATCTGGCCAGCCGCCAGGACGCCTGGTGGGAAGACTATCTCACCCGGATGCACGAAGCCGGCGCGTCGCGCACGCCGCTGGGCATCGAAATCAAGCAGGTATAA
- the ubiE gene encoding bifunctional demethylmenaquinone methyltransferase/2-methoxy-6-polyprenyl-1,4-benzoquinol methylase UbiE — MSPTETRNADAEHPQGNDAQTTDFGYQDVPRHEKASKVADVFHSVADRYDVMNDLMSMGIHRLWKRLTIERSGVRPGHRVLDIAGGTGDLTLKFSRMVGSRGRVVLADINASMLNVGRDKLIDSGVGGNVDYVQANVENLPFPDNHFDCITIAFGLRNVTDKDAALRSMQRVLKPGGRLLVLEFSKPRSELLSKAYDEYSFRVLPRMGQLVAGDADSYRYLAESIRMHPDQKTLKGMMEAAGLERVEYTNLTGGIVALHRGIKL, encoded by the coding sequence ATGAGCCCCACGGAAACGCGCAACGCCGACGCCGAGCATCCTCAGGGCAACGACGCCCAGACCACGGATTTTGGCTACCAGGACGTCCCGCGCCATGAAAAAGCGTCAAAGGTCGCGGACGTCTTCCACTCGGTTGCCGACCGCTACGACGTGATGAACGATCTGATGTCCATGGGCATTCACCGCCTGTGGAAACGCCTCACCATCGAGCGCTCGGGCGTGCGCCCCGGCCACCGTGTGCTGGATATCGCCGGCGGCACCGGAGACCTTACGCTCAAGTTCTCGCGCATGGTCGGCTCCCGGGGCCGGGTGGTGCTTGCCGACATCAACGCCTCGATGCTTAACGTCGGCCGCGACAAGCTCATCGACAGCGGCGTTGGCGGCAACGTCGACTACGTACAGGCCAACGTCGAGAATCTGCCGTTTCCCGACAACCACTTCGACTGCATCACCATCGCCTTCGGCCTGCGCAACGTCACCGACAAGGACGCCGCCCTGCGCTCCATGCAGCGGGTGTTAAAGCCCGGCGGCCGCCTTTTGGTGCTGGAGTTCTCCAAGCCCCGCAGCGAGCTTTTATCGAAGGCCTACGACGAATACTCCTTCCGGGTGCTGCCGCGGATGGGCCAGCTGGTGGCCGGCGACGCCGACAGCTACCGCTATCTCGCCGAGTCCATTCGCATGCACCCGGACCAGAAAACGCTCAAGGGCATGATGGAAGCCGCAGGCCTTGAGCGTGTGGAATACACCAACCTCACCGGCGGTATTGTGGCCCTGCACCGCGGAATCAAACTATGA
- a CDS encoding ubiquinone biosynthesis accessory factor UbiJ, producing the protein MTLPSNTTATPTLMLAGLERAINALLARDPAAPSRLEALAGRRLLVRLEQPHLPLMLHFHRAGIDLWHAGNDADSEASADAVVELTPETLSRWASGESLERLMFSGQLSLRGRTHLLEATRELFTDLDLDWEGELARWLGDMPAHSLAEGLRRVARFGLRAREELLADVSEYVFEEARLLPGRQQREVLRDHLTELDVATDRLEARLARLRRRLLAREPEVSP; encoded by the coding sequence ATGACACTGCCCTCCAACACGACGGCAACCCCGACGCTGATGCTCGCCGGCCTCGAGCGCGCCATCAACGCCCTGCTGGCCCGGGACCCTGCCGCGCCCTCGCGCCTTGAAGCGCTGGCCGGCCGCCGCCTGCTCGTCCGCCTGGAGCAGCCGCACCTGCCGCTGATGCTGCATTTTCACCGCGCCGGCATCGACCTTTGGCACGCCGGCAACGACGCCGACAGCGAAGCCTCTGCCGACGCCGTGGTCGAGCTGACGCCGGAAACCCTTTCCCGCTGGGCCAGCGGCGAGAGCCTCGAGCGGCTGATGTTTTCCGGCCAGCTGTCCCTGCGCGGGCGCACCCACCTGCTGGAAGCCACCCGGGAGCTGTTCACCGATCTGGATCTGGACTGGGAGGGCGAGCTTGCCCGGTGGCTCGGCGACATGCCCGCCCACTCGCTGGCCGAAGGGCTGCGCCGGGTCGCCCGCTTTGGCCTGCGCGCCCGGGAAGAGCTTTTGGCCGACGTGTCCGAGTACGTCTTTGAAGAAGCCAGGCTTTTGCCCGGGCGCCAGCAGCGCGAGGTGCTCCGCGACCACCTCACCGAGCTCGATGTTGCCACCGATCGGCTGGAAGCACGGCTGGCCCGGCTG